Sequence from the Candidatus Methylomirabilota bacterium genome:
TTTGCTCACTGCGAGTGCCAAATGTAAAGCTTAGACCCCAACCTCGTTCCGATTAAGCCCTGGGGAGTGTCACTGTGTTGCGGAACTACCTATCAAAGTGTAAAATCAAGACCTGACCCTCGCCCCTTTTACGCCCCTTTTACAGTCTTTATCCGCCCCCCAGCTGTTTTTGGCGCGTCTCAAGACCTTTCTTAGCCCACGTGGCATGGAAGGCATACGGGGAAAGGGCTCATGGAGGATCGGCTAGAGGGTGACAACATTGGGAATGGGTTAGTCTATTACTTCGGTACGAATTGAAATAGGGGGTTCCCAAGACGGGATCGCGAGGCGGCCCAATCATTTATACTTTGTAGGTCCCCAGACATACTTCCCCGTCTTGTCGATAAAACCCACCTTGCCATCCTGTATAACAGGGTACAGCGGGCTCGCCGTCTCTCTACTTGACCGATTGGCCCGCGGCGGTGATCGCCTCGCCGGCCTTGATGACGGACTCTTTATGTTTTCCCGCCTCGTGAAGCCGCAATGCCTCTTCGCACCCCGCCTTGGCTTCCGCGACCTTTGCTTGGTCCCCGGCCTTACGCTTTTCCATCTTGGCGACTAAAGCTCTGCATTCCTTAACGAGTTTTGGACAGTGGTACGCTATAGCTACTGGAGCGTTCAGCCCCAGGATAAGCACGAAGCCCACGATCCCTACGATGTGTTTCCTCATTTTTGTCCTCCTTTATCCTTGTGCACCGATGGCGGTTTCGGTGTGAACAATCGTTTCTCAGGTCCGTAGAACGGGAACTCTTCCTTAGCACAGGGCGGCTCAATCGTCAAGGCCTGTAGGTCTTGGCGAGATCCCGATCTCGATGGTCAGCGCCCGTGGGCCTTCAGGAAACGCCGGACCTCTGCTTCGTGTTGGGGATAGGCTCCCCTCGCCGTGCGAAGAAAATTCTCGTACTTGTCGAAGGCCTCTTCCCGCTGATTGAGGAGCAGCAAGGCATTTCCCCAGTTTAGGAGATCTTGCCATTGCGGGGGTCGAGCTCGGCGGTCTCTCGCAAGCAGAAATGGTAGGCCGCTACATGGATCTTTACGTTAATCTGCTCTCAATGTCTGGGCATTAGTCAGGGGTAGGATGATCCAGAAGCGGGCTATGCCTTACTTTAGGTGACCGAGGAATTGCCAAAATCACATGCCTGACACATATCCTACTGAGGGAAGCTCATAAGCGTTTCTATCCGATCTTTTCGCAAAGTGCAAAGTCAAGACCTGGCCCCCATGCTGCAAGGGCTGCTTCGCCGGGATCCTCGTGTGGCGGCTGGATCGATTGGGTCGGAGTCTCCGGCATCTCGTGACGGTCGTCGAGGATCTCCTGGCGCGCGGGATCGAAGTGATCTCCGCCACGGAGCCGCACATGGATAGCACGACCCCAACCGGACGCCTGCTCCGGAACATCTTCGCCTCCGTCGCAGAGTACGAGCGCGAGATGATACGGGAACGCGTGGTGGCCGGCCTGCGGAAGACGAAGGCGAGTGGGAAACGGATCGGCCGGCCTCGGGCCGTACTCAACCGGTTCCGGGTCGAACAGCTTCGAAGAGAAGGCCTGAGCTGGCGGGAGATCGCCCGAAAGATGGACCTCTCGAAGAGTACGGTTTACCGGTATCGTAGGATCGCCCAAAACCCGACCGCACCAGCAAACTCCTAAGGCCTCTCACATAACGCTGGCGGTCAGCCGCGCGGCCTCCTGGCCGCGTCGGCTGGAACGGCTGAGTTAAGCCGCTCCTGCTCAAAGCCACAGCGAACGCTCCGTCGCGGCCAGTATCTCACTGTTTCGCAAGAAGCGCCTTAAGCGCTTGGAGCTGACTGTCATAGTTGACCCTATATGCGCCGAAGGGATGAGACATGGTTGTTGGCATCTCGATAAAGGTCCGAATGTTCCAGCCAGCTTCTATCAGCTCTGACGCAGCGAAGACGAACTCCAGCGTGTCCGTGAAGAAAG
This genomic interval carries:
- a CDS encoding recombinase family protein — translated: MWRLDRLGRSLRHLVTVVEDLLARGIEVISATEPHMDSTTPTGRLLRNIFASVAEYEREMIRERVVAGLRKTKASGKRIGRPRAVLNRFRVEQLRREGLSWREIARKMDLSKSTVYRYRRIAQNPTAPANS